In Bacillus sp. DX3.1, the following proteins share a genomic window:
- a CDS encoding EAL-associated domain-containing protein produces the protein MVDALDVMSNLDKVLPYYQAIFSADEHTIIGYEVVGRIQTEDGLQSLSSFFHDDSIPGEFQLEADNVIVEKALERYLETDQKFLLFIHRNANILMNDEDESLLHLLLTYEKKGLNLHHIVLEITEHDCKEDIEQFNHLLLYYRTYGIQIAINKVGTGTSNLERISVLAPDILKVDLTNLRQTALLQSYQDILYSLSLLARRIGATLLYEEIDAFYQLQYAWKNGGRYYQGNYLKEFLPDFIEADILKERLRNECHQFIQHEKKKLQKIYQLTETLRDHAGNVLSKHKKIDDFNNWLLNFSQQVSHYSFRIFICNEDGFQQSGNIMKQNGEWVLMPEYYMKNWSWRPYFLENIMKMRFENKARLSDLYADIETGEMVRTFSFPIDDEHFLFIDLSYEFLYEEDVLF, from the coding sequence GTGGTAGATGCATTGGATGTAATGAGTAACTTGGATAAAGTCCTTCCTTACTATCAAGCTATTTTTAGTGCTGATGAACATACAATAATTGGATATGAGGTAGTAGGGCGTATCCAAACAGAAGATGGTTTACAAAGTCTGTCTTCTTTTTTTCATGACGATTCAATTCCAGGTGAATTCCAACTAGAGGCGGATAATGTCATTGTAGAAAAAGCGTTGGAACGATATTTAGAAACAGATCAAAAGTTTTTATTGTTTATACATCGCAATGCGAATATATTAATGAATGATGAAGACGAAAGTTTACTTCATTTATTGTTAACGTATGAAAAGAAAGGGTTAAACCTACATCATATTGTATTAGAAATAACGGAGCATGATTGTAAGGAAGATATAGAACAATTTAATCACTTACTTTTATATTACCGTACATATGGAATTCAAATTGCAATTAATAAAGTCGGCACAGGTACAAGTAATCTTGAGCGTATTAGCGTACTAGCACCTGACATCTTAAAGGTTGATTTAACGAATTTAAGGCAAACCGCACTTTTACAATCGTACCAAGATATTTTATATTCATTATCGCTCTTAGCGAGACGAATTGGTGCAACATTATTATATGAAGAAATTGATGCTTTTTACCAGTTGCAATATGCGTGGAAAAATGGCGGAAGATATTACCAAGGAAATTATTTAAAAGAGTTTTTACCTGATTTTATAGAAGCTGACATTTTAAAAGAGCGTCTTCGAAATGAATGTCATCAATTTATTCAACATGAAAAGAAAAAACTTCAAAAAATTTATCAATTAACAGAAACATTGCGGGATCATGCGGGAAATGTGCTATCTAAACACAAAAAAATTGATGATTTTAATAATTGGCTATTAAATTTTAGTCAACAAGTATCACATTATAGCTTTCGAATTTTTATTTGTAACGAAGATGGATTTCAGCAATCAGGAAATATCATGAAACAAAATGGTGAATGGGTTTTAATGCCGGAGTATTATATGAAAAATTGGAGTTGGCGTCCCTATTTTTTAGAAAATATAATGAAAATGCGTTTTGAAAATAAAGCAAGGCTTTCTGATTTGTATGCAGATATAGAAACTGGAGAAATGGTACGAACATTTTCCTTTCCGATTGATGATGAACATTTCTTATTTATTGATTTGTCTTATGAATTTTTATACGAAGAAGATGTTTTATTTTAA
- a CDS encoding N-acetyldiaminopimelate deacetylase, which yields MTVSKFVKMRRELHQIPELGFQEWKTQQYILGYIHTLPSEYLEVKTWKTGVIVKVNGKNPEKTIGYRADIDGLPISEETGYEFSSIHEGMMHACGHDLHTTIGLGLLTAAVKERIDDNLVFIFQPAEEGPGGALPMLESEELKIWKPDMILGLHIAPEYPVGTIATKEGLLFANTSELYIDLKGKGGHAAYPHTANDMIVAASYLVTQLQSVVSRNVNPLDSGVITIGKITGGTVQNIIAEKSRLEGTIRTLSVESMKRVKGRIEAIVKGIEASFQCEAFIDYGAMYHQVYNHEVLTREFMSFAAEQTDMNLITCTEAMTGEDFGYMLRDIPGFMFWLGVDSEYGLHHAKLQPNEEAIEQTIAFLDQYVKWKGNRG from the coding sequence ATGACAGTCAGTAAATTTGTGAAAATGCGTAGAGAGTTGCATCAAATCCCGGAATTAGGGTTTCAAGAATGGAAAACGCAGCAATATATTTTAGGTTATATCCATACCCTTCCGAGTGAATATCTCGAAGTGAAAACATGGAAAACCGGTGTAATTGTAAAAGTAAATGGAAAAAATCCTGAGAAAACAATCGGTTATCGTGCAGATATTGATGGCTTACCGATTTCAGAGGAAACAGGATATGAATTCTCTTCTATACATGAAGGGATGATGCATGCGTGTGGTCATGATTTGCATACAACAATCGGTCTAGGACTCTTAACAGCTGCTGTAAAGGAGAGGATAGATGATAACCTTGTCTTTATTTTTCAACCGGCTGAAGAGGGGCCAGGTGGCGCTCTACCTATGTTAGAAAGTGAAGAGCTGAAGATATGGAAGCCTGACATGATTTTGGGCCTTCATATTGCACCCGAATATCCAGTAGGAACAATAGCAACAAAAGAAGGATTGCTATTTGCAAATACATCAGAATTATATATTGATTTGAAAGGAAAAGGTGGTCACGCAGCATATCCGCATACAGCGAATGATATGATTGTTGCTGCAAGTTACCTTGTCACACAGCTTCAATCCGTTGTTAGTCGTAATGTGAACCCGTTGGATAGTGGAGTTATTACAATTGGTAAAATTACGGGCGGAACTGTACAAAATATTATTGCAGAAAAGTCTCGCTTAGAAGGAACGATTCGAACATTATCAGTTGAATCGATGAAACGGGTAAAAGGTCGTATTGAAGCGATTGTTAAAGGAATTGAAGCTTCGTTTCAATGTGAAGCGTTTATTGATTACGGAGCGATGTACCATCAAGTATATAATCATGAAGTATTAACGCGAGAATTTATGTCATTTGCGGCGGAACAAACAGATATGAACTTGATTACATGTACTGAGGCGATGACAGGAGAAGACTTTGGATACATGCTTCGTGATATTCCAGGGTTTATGTTTTGGCTTGGTGTAGATTCTGAATATGGCTTACATCATGCGAAACTACAACCAAACGAAGAAGCGATTGAACAGACAATTGCATTTTTAGATCAATATGTAAAATGGAAAGGGAACAGAGGATAA
- a CDS encoding DUF3993 domain-containing protein: MKKYGIWFVLFLCVAFLVGYSVTTVLGKEETKVDRKEVFTTIQKGYEVQFSIRGTHLSMSKMIDALSPYFTDNFLQVFTDENSLDVKQSGEYLLPAKEAPFSFTSQTKLAYDEEHGNLYVYERAKNEQYQIIILRKEAGKWKLSGYHENKQLLTEMKKLQELQE, from the coding sequence ATGAAAAAATATGGAATTTGGTTTGTACTATTTTTATGTGTTGCCTTTCTAGTTGGATATAGTGTTACAACGGTTCTTGGTAAGGAAGAAACAAAAGTGGATCGAAAAGAAGTATTTACAACAATTCAAAAAGGATACGAAGTACAATTCTCAATTCGTGGAACACATTTATCGATGAGTAAAATGATTGATGCACTATCACCATATTTTACAGATAATTTCCTTCAGGTCTTTACAGATGAAAACAGCCTTGATGTAAAACAAAGTGGTGAATATTTACTGCCTGCAAAAGAAGCTCCTTTTTCTTTTACTTCTCAAACAAAATTAGCATATGACGAAGAACACGGTAATTTATACGTATATGAACGGGCGAAGAATGAGCAATATCAAATTATTATATTACGAAAAGAGGCAGGTAAGTGGAAATTATCAGGTTATCATGAAAATAAGCAACTTTTGACAGAAATGAAAAAATTACAAGAATTGCAAGAATAG
- the fadH gene encoding 2,4-dienoyl-CoA reductase codes for MKGKVAVITGGSSGMGKGMAARFAKEGAFVVITGRTLESLDEARKEIEQFPGQVLTVQMDVRNIEDIKRMIEQIDEKFGRIDILVNNAAGNFVCPAEDLSINGWNSVINIVLNGTFYCSQAVGKYWIEKGIKGNIINMVATYAWDAGPGVIHSAAAKAGVLAMTKTLAVEWGRKYGIRVNAIAPGPIERTGGADKLWTSEEAAKRTLQSVPLGRLGTPEEIAGLAYYLCSDEAAYINGTCMTMDGGQHLHQYPF; via the coding sequence TTGAAAGGAAAAGTAGCGGTAATTACAGGTGGTTCAAGTGGAATGGGAAAAGGAATGGCGGCTCGTTTTGCAAAGGAAGGCGCGTTTGTTGTTATTACAGGACGTACGCTAGAGAGTCTAGATGAAGCAAGGAAAGAAATTGAGCAGTTTCCAGGACAAGTGTTAACTGTACAAATGGATGTTCGAAATATAGAAGATATCAAACGGATGATTGAACAGATTGATGAGAAGTTTGGACGTATTGATATTTTAGTAAATAATGCAGCAGGTAACTTTGTTTGTCCTGCCGAAGACTTATCAATAAATGGCTGGAATTCCGTTATTAATATTGTATTGAACGGAACGTTTTATTGTAGCCAAGCAGTAGGGAAGTATTGGATCGAAAAGGGAATAAAAGGGAATATCATTAATATGGTCGCGACATATGCATGGGATGCAGGACCTGGAGTGATTCATTCTGCAGCTGCTAAAGCCGGTGTACTAGCAATGACAAAAACGCTGGCCGTTGAGTGGGGACGTAAATATGGCATTCGTGTTAATGCGATTGCACCTGGCCCAATTGAACGAACTGGCGGTGCTGATAAATTGTGGACTTCAGAAGAGGCTGCAAAACGTACTTTACAAAGTGTTCCTCTTGGTCGTCTTGGTACACCGGAAGAAATTGCTGGCTTAGCTTATTATTTATGTTCCGATGAAGCGGCATATATAAATGGTACGTGTATGACAATGGATGGTGGACAGCATTTACATCAGTATCCATTCTAA
- a CDS encoding YkuJ family protein — protein MSLLQGILTRLVSLQEQAESGEVAQRYFEVNGERKCSVKYFDKSDMYELEVYQQGEKPQVYQFDNIDMVAIEIYDIIS, from the coding sequence ATGTCTCTACTCCAAGGAATTTTAACTCGTCTTGTTAGTCTACAAGAACAAGCTGAAAGCGGTGAAGTAGCACAACGCTATTTTGAAGTGAACGGTGAACGCAAATGTAGCGTAAAATATTTTGATAAAAGTGATATGTATGAGTTGGAAGTGTATCAACAAGGTGAAAAACCACAAGTGTATCAATTTGATAACATTGACATGGTTGCGATCGAGATTTACGATATTATTTCTTGA
- the dapD gene encoding 2,3,4,5-tetrahydropyridine-2,6-dicarboxylate N-acetyltransferase gives MKMMDANEIISFIQKSEKKTPVKVYIKGDLKEVTFPETVQAFVNKKSGVLFGEWSEIKALLEENKKHVVDYVVENDRRNSAIPMLDLKGITARIEPGAIIRDHVEIGDNAVIMMNATINIGAVIGEGSMIDMNAVLGGRATVGKNCHVGAGAVLAGVIEPPSAKPVIVEDDVVIGANVVVLEGVTVGKGAVVAAGAVVTEDVPPYTVVAGTPARVIKEIDEKTKAKTEIKQELRQLNPEK, from the coding sequence ATGAAAATGATGGATGCAAACGAAATTATTTCGTTTATTCAAAAAAGTGAGAAGAAAACTCCTGTAAAGGTATACATAAAAGGGGATTTAAAAGAAGTTACATTCCCGGAAACAGTACAAGCTTTTGTAAATAAAAAATCAGGTGTATTATTTGGAGAATGGTCTGAAATTAAGGCACTTCTTGAAGAAAATAAAAAGCACGTTGTAGATTACGTTGTAGAAAATGATCGTCGTAACTCTGCAATTCCAATGCTCGACTTAAAAGGTATTACAGCACGTATTGAACCAGGTGCAATTATTCGTGACCATGTTGAAATTGGTGACAATGCAGTTATTATGATGAATGCAACAATTAACATTGGTGCTGTAATCGGTGAAGGTTCTATGATCGATATGAATGCGGTACTTGGTGGACGTGCTACAGTAGGTAAAAACTGTCACGTTGGTGCTGGAGCTGTCCTTGCAGGTGTTATCGAACCACCTTCTGCAAAACCAGTTATCGTTGAAGATGATGTTGTAATTGGTGCGAATGTAGTTGTTTTAGAAGGTGTTACAGTAGGTAAAGGTGCAGTTGTTGCAGCGGGTGCAGTTGTAACAGAAGACGTGCCACCATACACAGTTGTTGCAGGAACACCAGCACGCGTTATTAAAGAAATTGATGAAAAAACAAAAGCAAAAACAGAAATTAAACAAGAGCTTCGTCAATTAAACCCAGAAAAATAA
- the cbpB gene encoding cyclic-di-AMP-binding protein CbpB: MISIPKEEFQQVLVKDLIISSEKVAHVQIGNSLEHALLVLVKSGYSAIPVLDSMYKLHGLVSTAMILDGILGLERIEFEKLEDMKVEHVMKDEIPRLQLDDSFAKALEMTIDHPFICAENDEGYFEGILTRRAILKLLNKKVRQYNR; the protein is encoded by the coding sequence ATGATTAGTATTCCAAAAGAAGAATTTCAACAAGTGCTTGTAAAAGATTTAATAATTTCGTCTGAAAAAGTAGCACATGTTCAAATTGGAAATAGCTTAGAGCATGCTTTGCTTGTTCTTGTAAAGTCTGGATATTCTGCGATTCCTGTTTTGGATTCAATGTACAAGTTACATGGATTAGTTAGCACTGCGATGATTTTGGATGGGATTTTAGGATTAGAACGCATTGAATTTGAAAAGCTGGAGGATATGAAAGTCGAGCATGTTATGAAGGATGAAATTCCGCGTCTTCAACTGGATGATTCATTTGCGAAAGCACTAGAAATGACAATTGATCATCCGTTTATTTGTGCGGAAAACGATGAGGGGTATTTTGAAGGCATTTTAACAAGGCGTGCGATTTTAAAACTGTTAAATAAAAAAGTACGACAATATAATCGCTAA
- a CDS encoding peroxiredoxin — protein sequence MAERMVAKQAPRFEMDAVMPNKEFGKVSLEEVMKQDKWTVLFFYPMDFTFVCPTEIIALSERYDEFEDLDAEVIGVSTDTIHTHLAWINTDRTKNGLGDLKYPLAADTNHVVARDYGVLLEEEGIALRGLFIISPEGELMYQVVHHNNIGREVDEVIRVLQALQTGGLCPANWKPGEATLNV from the coding sequence ATGGCAGAACGTATGGTAGCAAAACAAGCGCCACGCTTTGAAATGGACGCTGTTATGCCAAACAAAGAATTTGGTAAAGTAAGCCTTGAAGAAGTTATGAAACAAGACAAGTGGACAGTACTTTTCTTCTATCCAATGGACTTCACTTTCGTATGTCCAACAGAAATCATCGCACTTTCTGAGCGTTACGATGAGTTCGAAGATTTAGATGCAGAAGTAATCGGTGTATCTACTGATACAATCCACACTCATTTAGCTTGGATTAATACTGACCGTACGAAAAACGGTTTAGGTGATTTAAAATATCCATTAGCAGCTGATACAAACCATGTAGTAGCTCGTGATTACGGCGTATTACTTGAAGAAGAAGGTATCGCACTTCGCGGTTTATTCATCATTAGCCCAGAAGGCGAATTAATGTACCAAGTTGTACATCACAACAACATCGGACGTGAAGTTGATGAAGTAATTCGTGTTCTTCAAGCTCTTCAAACTGGTGGACTTTGTCCAGCAAACTGGAAACCAGGTGAAGCAACTTTAAACGTTTAA
- a CDS encoding RNA degradosome polyphosphate kinase: MEMIKGNLVNLNDTAYYNNRELSWLAFNERVLQEAQDENNPLLERLKFISIFSSNLDEFFMVRVAGLKDQVKAGFNQPENKAGLTPKQQINKIAVKAHELMKVQYNTFKNTVLPALEAEGIEPLTFHDLTKEQREFIEEYFDEQIFPVLTPVAIDAYRPFPMLLNKSLNLATILYDERQAEEENRTKLGIVQVPSLLERFIFLPSEDQKQKFILLEDVISSFTHKLFTGYAVSSVTRFRITRNADLTIHEEGARDLLKVIEKELKKRKWGAAVRLEIGKEHVDERVLSLLYEVLEVKDEDVYLMDGPLDLTCLFSLYKKLAPIYGHLIYPALIPQPPQDLGDEEDVFEKAIEHDILLHHPFESFQPVVDFVRDAADDPNVLAIKQTLYRVSGDSPVIQALKIAAEKGKQVTVLVELKARFDEENNVHWAKELEQAGCHVIYGVSHLKTHSKITLVVRRKHGAIERFVHLGTGNYNDATAKLYTDFGYITFRKEFGIDATNFFNYLSGYTTKPHFHHLSVAPFDIRNQFIELIDEEMRYHKQYGNGHIIAKMNSLTDKPLIQKLYEASQAEVKVELIVRGTCCLRPGVGNVSENIRVISLVGRYLEHSRIYYFHHNGEEKVYLSSADWMTRNMEKRVEISFPILGVEMKARIKAILQLILEDNVKTREQRKDGEYYYVISDGSQEIDSQVKLFQMAYQNTDAE; the protein is encoded by the coding sequence ATGGAAATGATCAAGGGGAATCTAGTGAATTTAAATGATACTGCTTACTACAATAACCGTGAATTAAGCTGGCTTGCTTTTAATGAACGCGTGTTGCAAGAAGCGCAAGATGAAAATAATCCGCTATTAGAAAGACTAAAGTTCATCAGTATCTTTAGTTCGAATTTAGATGAATTTTTTATGGTACGTGTTGCAGGCTTGAAAGATCAAGTAAAAGCGGGATTTAATCAACCAGAAAATAAGGCTGGATTAACACCAAAACAGCAGATTAATAAAATTGCTGTGAAGGCACATGAATTGATGAAGGTTCAGTATAATACATTCAAAAATACTGTACTGCCAGCTTTGGAAGCAGAAGGAATTGAGCCGTTAACGTTTCATGATTTAACGAAAGAACAGCGTGAATTTATTGAAGAGTACTTCGATGAACAAATTTTCCCTGTACTAACACCTGTTGCAATTGATGCATATCGTCCGTTTCCGATGTTATTAAATAAAAGTTTAAATTTGGCTACCATTTTATATGATGAGAGACAGGCGGAAGAAGAAAATAGAACAAAACTTGGAATTGTTCAAGTTCCATCATTACTAGAACGTTTCATCTTCTTGCCGAGTGAAGATCAAAAACAAAAATTTATTTTGCTAGAAGATGTAATTAGCAGTTTTACTCATAAATTATTTACAGGATATGCGGTATCTTCTGTCACTCGTTTTCGTATTACACGTAATGCTGATCTAACCATCCACGAAGAGGGTGCGCGTGATTTATTAAAAGTTATTGAAAAAGAGTTAAAAAAACGTAAATGGGGAGCGGCTGTTCGTTTAGAAATTGGAAAAGAACATGTAGATGAGAGGGTTTTATCTTTACTATATGAAGTATTAGAAGTGAAAGATGAAGATGTATATCTAATGGACGGACCATTAGATTTAACATGTTTGTTTTCACTATATAAAAAATTGGCTCCTATATATGGACATCTCATTTATCCAGCTCTTATTCCACAGCCACCTCAAGATTTAGGTGATGAGGAAGACGTATTTGAAAAGGCGATCGAACATGATATTTTACTGCATCATCCGTTTGAATCTTTTCAGCCTGTGGTTGATTTCGTGCGTGATGCAGCGGATGATCCTAACGTATTGGCAATTAAACAAACGTTGTATCGTGTAAGCGGGGATTCCCCTGTGATACAAGCGTTAAAGATTGCTGCAGAAAAAGGGAAGCAAGTAACGGTTCTTGTTGAATTGAAGGCTCGTTTTGATGAAGAAAATAATGTACACTGGGCAAAGGAACTAGAGCAGGCTGGTTGTCACGTTATTTATGGTGTTAGCCATTTGAAAACACATAGTAAAATTACACTTGTCGTGAGACGGAAGCATGGTGCGATTGAACGATTTGTCCACTTAGGTACAGGAAATTATAATGATGCTACTGCAAAATTATACACAGACTTTGGCTATATTACATTTCGAAAGGAGTTCGGAATTGATGCAACAAACTTCTTTAATTATTTAAGTGGTTATACGACAAAGCCACATTTTCATCATTTGTCAGTTGCTCCATTTGATATACGGAATCAGTTTATTGAATTAATTGATGAAGAGATGCGTTACCATAAACAGTACGGTAATGGACATATTATTGCCAAGATGAATTCCTTAACAGATAAACCACTCATTCAAAAGTTGTATGAGGCATCTCAAGCTGAGGTGAAAGTTGAACTAATTGTAAGGGGAACATGCTGCTTACGTCCTGGTGTTGGAAATGTAAGTGAAAATATTCGTGTGATTAGTCTCGTTGGGCGTTATTTAGAGCATAGTCGCATTTATTATTTCCATCATAATGGAGAAGAAAAGGTCTACTTATCTTCTGCAGATTGGATGACACGGAACATGGAAAAACGCGTGGAAATTTCATTCCCAATTTTGGGAGTTGAAATGAAAGCTAGAATTAAAGCAATATTACAGCTTATTTTGGAAGATAACGTAAAAACGCGTGAACAACGTAAAGATGGGGAATATTATTATGTAATAAGTGATGGTTCGCAAGAAATTGATAGCCAAGTGAAACTATTTCAAATGGCTTATCAAAATACCGATGCAGAATAA
- a CDS encoding metallophosphoesterase encodes MNRLTRRKFIKSAIRTSFYTCVTTGLGYYYAKYIEPRLLSFTHHSLRSPLIPKNFHGVKIVQFSDLHLGYYFSLQQLSKIVSKINETQPDIVFFTGDLIDDYQTYSETPFVSSILRNIRAPLGKFAIYGNHDHGGYGTEYYSQIMREAGFEVLQNAEKRIYLLDDSEISIFGIDDMLLGNPEIDATLQHAQKEMYTIVLVHEPDIAPKIANFPVNLQLSGHSHGGQVQLPFFGAIVTPTLAKHYIESFYHIQEAHSLLLYVNRGLGTTRVPFRFMARPEITVFTLQHP; translated from the coding sequence ATGAATCGATTAACAAGAAGAAAATTTATAAAATCGGCTATACGTACATCCTTTTACACATGTGTAACAACTGGTTTAGGCTATTACTATGCGAAATATATAGAACCACGCCTTCTTTCTTTTACCCATCATTCCCTTCGTTCTCCACTCATTCCTAAAAACTTTCACGGCGTGAAAATCGTTCAATTTAGTGATTTACATTTAGGGTACTATTTTTCACTCCAACAGCTTTCTAAAATCGTTTCCAAAATAAATGAGACACAGCCGGATATTGTATTTTTCACTGGTGACTTAATCGATGATTATCAAACATATAGTGAAACGCCTTTTGTTTCTTCTATTTTACGAAACATTCGTGCTCCTCTTGGAAAATTTGCAATCTATGGAAACCATGATCACGGTGGATACGGAACAGAATACTATAGTCAAATTATGAGAGAAGCAGGTTTTGAAGTACTACAAAATGCCGAAAAACGTATTTACCTATTAGACGATAGTGAAATTTCTATTTTCGGAATTGACGATATGCTTCTTGGTAATCCAGAAATTGATGCGACATTACAACACGCACAAAAAGAAATGTATACAATCGTACTCGTACACGAGCCTGACATAGCGCCAAAAATTGCAAACTTCCCGGTAAATCTCCAACTTTCTGGACATAGTCATGGCGGACAAGTACAACTACCTTTCTTCGGAGCAATTGTTACACCAACGCTTGCAAAGCACTACATTGAAAGTTTTTATCACATTCAAGAAGCACATTCACTACTATTATATGTAAATCGTGGCCTTGGAACGACACGGGTTCCATTCCGTTTTATGGCTAGACCGGAAATTACGGTCTTTACTCTTCAGCACCCGTAA
- a CDS encoding ribonuclease H-like YkuK family protein → MNGEHRFYNLSEQNMDFERVFTHICNFIERDPRNLYRLSIGTDSQAHQKYTRFITAIHLHRVGKGAWGCLRQKAIHKKPPTLREKIYLETQFSQEIACLFTPDHIRQIWDLLHPYGHEGAGFVMEIHLDIGNDGLTKEFILDMTMKVRAMGLTPKIKPDAYAAFSYANRYTK, encoded by the coding sequence ATGAACGGAGAGCACCGATTTTATAATCTATCCGAGCAGAATATGGATTTTGAAAGAGTTTTTACGCATATTTGTAATTTTATTGAAAGAGATCCGCGCAATTTATATCGACTATCTATCGGGACAGACTCACAAGCGCACCAAAAATATACTCGCTTTATTACAGCAATCCATCTTCATCGTGTTGGGAAAGGGGCGTGGGGATGTTTACGACAAAAAGCAATACATAAAAAGCCACCTACTTTACGTGAAAAAATATATTTAGAAACGCAGTTTAGCCAAGAGATTGCTTGCTTGTTTACACCAGATCATATAAGGCAGATATGGGATTTACTACATCCATATGGTCATGAAGGTGCTGGATTTGTAATGGAAATTCACTTAGATATCGGAAATGATGGATTAACAAAAGAATTTATTTTGGATATGACAATGAAGGTGAGAGCGATGGGATTAACGCCAAAAATTAAACCAGATGCGTATGCTGCTTTTAGTTATGCAAATCGCTATACGAAATAA
- the abbA gene encoding antirepressor AbbA: protein MKREVGLTKEEQNILLDVLFGQNYASEILAAEITDIETGLKRVDISQYKQMTRLFNRLKNEGY, encoded by the coding sequence ATGAAAAGGGAAGTTGGTTTAACAAAAGAAGAACAAAATATACTGTTAGACGTTTTATTTGGTCAAAATTACGCTAGTGAAATTCTTGCTGCTGAGATTACGGATATTGAAACGGGTTTAAAAAGAGTAGATATTTCCCAATATAAACAAATGACAAGATTATTTAATCGTTTGAAAAATGAAGGGTACTAA
- a CDS encoding LysR family transcriptional regulator: MMVVLAQESNMRKAAERLFVSQPALSQRLQSMEKQWGMKFFIRSQKGLTITPEGEKVANYAKDMLQREEAIKSELAVFHTETYGTLKLAVASVIGQYWLPPVLKRFVQKYPFVKISLFTGWSSEVQKHFYEGDVHVAILRGTQEYKGYKQQLFEDELYLVDTEIKDISMLKDTNKPFIQFKSDSTYYGQIQNWWYGLFSNPPKRTIVVDQIETCKQLVLNGIGYALLPSTVLKEVREKTYKTPVQLTRETWLLTSESARQLKQVQAFLEIIEEIQAEK; encoded by the coding sequence ATGATGGTTGTTTTAGCACAGGAATCCAATATGAGAAAAGCTGCGGAGCGTCTGTTTGTTTCACAGCCAGCGTTAAGTCAACGCTTACAATCAATGGAAAAACAATGGGGAATGAAATTCTTTATTCGCTCGCAAAAAGGGTTAACAATTACACCTGAGGGAGAGAAAGTAGCCAATTATGCGAAAGATATGCTGCAAAGGGAAGAAGCAATCAAGAGTGAATTGGCGGTATTTCACACGGAAACATACGGTACTTTAAAGTTAGCTGTCGCTTCTGTTATTGGTCAATACTGGTTACCACCTGTTTTAAAGAGGTTTGTACAAAAGTACCCATTCGTAAAAATATCTCTATTTACAGGTTGGAGTAGTGAAGTGCAAAAGCATTTTTATGAAGGGGATGTCCATGTAGCCATTTTGCGAGGGACACAAGAGTACAAAGGATATAAACAGCAATTATTTGAAGATGAGCTATATTTAGTGGATACAGAGATTAAAGATATTTCTATGTTAAAAGATACAAATAAACCATTCATTCAATTTAAAAGTGATTCGACATATTATGGACAAATACAAAATTGGTGGTATGGTTTGTTTTCTAATCCCCCAAAACGAACGATTGTTGTCGATCAAATTGAAACATGTAAGCAGCTTGTTTTAAATGGGATTGGTTATGCACTTTTACCTTCTACTGTTTTAAAAGAAGTGAGAGAAAAGACATATAAAACACCGGTACAATTGACGCGCGAAACGTGGTTATTGACAAGTGAATCAGCAAGGCAACTAAAACAAGTGCAAGCATTTTTAGAAATTATCGAAGAAATTCAAGCCGAAAAATAA
- a CDS encoding glutaredoxin family protein has product MKKIEVYTQPDCPPCVIVKEFLKHNNVTFEEFDVKKDAAARNRLLHDYDSYSTPTVVIDGEVVAGFQIEKLQQLLNLE; this is encoded by the coding sequence ATGAAAAAAATAGAGGTTTATACACAGCCGGATTGTCCACCATGTGTAATTGTAAAAGAATTTTTAAAACATAATAACGTAACATTCGAAGAATTTGACGTAAAAAAAGACGCTGCCGCTCGCAACCGCCTTTTACATGATTATGACTCCTATTCAACACCCACTGTTGTCATTGATGGAGAAGTTGTTGCTGGTTTTCAAATTGAAAAGTTACAACAGCTATTAAACCTAGAATAG